The following coding sequences lie in one Eschrichtius robustus isolate mEscRob2 chromosome 10, mEscRob2.pri, whole genome shotgun sequence genomic window:
- the KIF12 gene encoding kinesin-like protein KIF12 isoform X2, with translation MEERGSPDGDPARNLEQGPEGPETPIQVVLRVRPMSAAELRRGEQSVLHCSGTRTLQVSPPGGGPDVAFRFGAVLDGARTQEDVFRACGVRRLGDLALRGFSCTVFTFGQTGSGKTYTLTGPPPQGEGVPVPPSLAGIMQRTFAWLFDRVQHLGAPVTLHASYLEIYNEQVRDLLSLGAPRPLPVRWNKTRGFYVEQLRVVEFGSLGALMELLQMGLSRRRSSAHTMNQASSRSHALLTLYISHQTVSAPAWGRSWPRATQQGSASGCIKQLGRTQEQMPPVDPREPPAGGKLCFVDLAGSEKVTATGSRGELMLEANSINRSLLALGHCISLLLDPQRKQSHIPFRDSKLTKLLADSLGGRGVTLMVACVSPSAQCLPETLSTLRYASRAQRITTRPQAPKSPVAKPPQHLETELLQLQEENHRLRSQLGQMDPKASGLIGARVAWAQRNLYGMLQEFMLENERLRKEKRQLQSSRDLAQDEQRILAQQVHELERRLLSACYLHQPGPGPAPPCPCVMVPPPPCHALPPLCPCPCCHLCPLCRAPLAHWACPRRELHLPQVFGSKAPADMPLPARPPPWVPPCSPGSAKCSRERSHSDWIQTQVLAEMLTKEEVVPSAPPLPMGPLNTSPVLRGGAAVPNLARRLEALRDQIGSSLRRGRSQPHPSEGT, from the exons ATGGAGGAACGCGGGTCCCCCGACGG GGACCCCGCGCGGAACCTGGAGCAGGGGCCAGAGGGGCCAGAAACGCCCATCCAGGTGGTGCTCAG GGTGCGTCCCATGAGCGCGGCGGAGCTGCGTCGAGGGGAGCAGAGCGTGCTGCACTGCTCAGGGACCCGGACTCTGCAG GTGAGCCCCCCGGGCGGGGGCCCCGACGTGGCGTTCCGCTTCGGCGCAGTGCTGGACGGGGCGCGCACGCAAGAGGACGTGTTCCGGGCCTGCGGCGTGCGGCGCCTGGGCGACCTGGCGCTGCGCGG CTTCTCCTGCACCGTCTTCACCTTCGGCCAGACCGGCTCCGGGAAGACCTACACCCTGACCGGACCTCCTCCCCAG GGGGAGGGCGTGCCCGTACCCCCCAGCCTGGCCGGCATCATGCAGAGGACCTTCGCCTGGCTGTTCGACCGTGTGCAGCACCTCGGTGCCCCTGTCACTCTCCATGCCTCCTATCTGGAGATCTACAATGAGCAG GTTCGAGACTTGCTGAGCCTAGGGGCTCCCCGGCCCCTCCCTGTTCGCTGGAACAAGACCCGGGGCTTCTATGTGGAGCAGCTGCGGGTGGTGGAGTTTGGGAGTCTGGGGGCCCTGATGGAACTTCTGCAGATGG GTCTTAGCCGTCGAAGGAGCTCAGCTCACACGATGAACCAGGCCTCCAGCCGAAGCCATGCCCTGCTCACACTATACATCAGCCACCAAACTGTGAGTGCCCCAGCTTGGGGAAGGAGCTGGCCCAGGGCCACCCAGCAAGGGTCTGCCTCTGGATGTATAAAACAACTTGGGCGTACACAGGAG CAGATGCCTCCTGTGGATCCCAGGGAACCCCCTGCTGGGGggaagctgtgttttgtagacCTGGCTGGCAGTGAGAAGGTGACAGCCACAGGATCCCGTGGGGAGCTGATGCTTGAGGCCAACAGCATCAACCGCAGCCTGCTGGCCCTGG GTCACTGCATCTCCCTGCTGCTGGACCCACAGCGGAAGCAGAGCCACATCCCCTTCCGGGACAGCAAGCTCACCAAGCTGCTGGCAGACTCGCTGGGGGGGCGTGGGGTGACCCTCATG GTGGCCTGCGTGTCCCCCTCAGCCCAGTGCCTTCCCGAGACCCTCAGCACCCTGCGATATGCCAGCCGAGCTCAGCGGATCACCACTCGGCCCCAGGCCCCCAAG TCCCCTGTGGCAAAGCCACCCCAGCATTTGGAGACTGAGCTATTGCAGCTCCAGGAGGAGAACCATCGCCTGCGGTCCCAACTGGGCCAAATGGACCCCAAAG CCTCTGGACTCATTGGGGCCCGGGTGGCCTGGGCTCAGCGGAACCTCTACGGGATGCTGCAGGAGTTCATGCTGGAGAATGAGAGGCTCAG GAAAGAAAAGAGGCAGCTGCAGAGCAGCCGGGACCTGGCCCAAGATGAGCAGCGCATCCTGGCCCAGCAGGTCCACGAGCTGGAGAG GcgcctcctctctgcctgctaccTTCACCAGCCGGGCCCTGGCCCAGCCCCACCGTGTCCCTGTGTGATGGTGCCACCTCCCCCCTGCCAC GCCCTGCCGcctctctgcccctgcccctgctgccACCTCTGCCCCCTGTGCCGAGCGCCACTGGCCCACTGGGCCTGTCCACGGAGGGAGCTCCACCTGCCCCAG GTGTTTGGCTCTAAGGCCCCAGCTGACATGCCCCTGCCTGCCCGTCCCCCGCCCTGGGTGCCCCCATGTAGCCCTGGCTCTGCCAAGTGTTCAAGAGAGAG GAGTCACAGCGACTGGATTCAGACCCAGGTCCTGGCAGAAATGCTGACCAAGGAGGAAGTGGTACCCTCTGCACCTCCCCTGCCCATGGGGCCCCTGAACACATCGCCAGTGCTTAGAG GTGGGGCTGCAGTTCCAAACTTGGCCCGGAGACTGGAGGCCCTCAGAGACCAAATCGGCAGCTCCCTTCGACGTGGCCGGAGCCAGCCACACCCCAGTGAAGGCACATGA
- the KIF12 gene encoding kinesin-like protein KIF12 isoform X3: MEERGSPDGDPARNLEQGPEGPETPIQVVLRVRPMSAAELRRGEQSVLHCSGTRTLQVSPPGGGPDVAFRFGAVLDGARTQEDVFRACGVRRLGDLALRGFSCTVFTFGQTGSGKTYTLTGPPPQGEGVPVPPSLAGIMQRTFAWLFDRVQHLGAPVTLHASYLEIYNEQVRDLLSLGAPRPLPVRWNKTRGFYVEQLRVVEFGSLGALMELLQMGLSRRRSSAHTMNQASSRSHALLTLYISHQTMPPVDPREPPAGGKLCFVDLAGSEKVTATGSRGELMLEANSINRSLLALGHCISLLLDPQRKQSHIPFRDSKLTKLLADSLGGRGVTLMVACVSPSAQCLPETLSTLRYASRAQRITTRPQAPKSPVAKPPQHLETELLQLQEENHRLRSQLGQMDPKASGLIGARVAWAQRNLYGMLQEFMLENERLRKEKRQLQSSRDLAQDEQRILAQQVHELERRLLSACYLHQPGPGPAPPCPCVMVPPPPCHALPPLCPCPCCHLCPLCRAPLAHWACPRRELHLPQVFGSKAPADMPLPARPPPWVPPCSPGSAKCSRERSHSDWIQTQVLAEMLTKEEVVPSAPPLPMGPLNTSPVLRGGAAVPNLARRLEALRDQIGSSLRRGRSQPHPSEGT; encoded by the exons ATGGAGGAACGCGGGTCCCCCGACGG GGACCCCGCGCGGAACCTGGAGCAGGGGCCAGAGGGGCCAGAAACGCCCATCCAGGTGGTGCTCAG GGTGCGTCCCATGAGCGCGGCGGAGCTGCGTCGAGGGGAGCAGAGCGTGCTGCACTGCTCAGGGACCCGGACTCTGCAG GTGAGCCCCCCGGGCGGGGGCCCCGACGTGGCGTTCCGCTTCGGCGCAGTGCTGGACGGGGCGCGCACGCAAGAGGACGTGTTCCGGGCCTGCGGCGTGCGGCGCCTGGGCGACCTGGCGCTGCGCGG CTTCTCCTGCACCGTCTTCACCTTCGGCCAGACCGGCTCCGGGAAGACCTACACCCTGACCGGACCTCCTCCCCAG GGGGAGGGCGTGCCCGTACCCCCCAGCCTGGCCGGCATCATGCAGAGGACCTTCGCCTGGCTGTTCGACCGTGTGCAGCACCTCGGTGCCCCTGTCACTCTCCATGCCTCCTATCTGGAGATCTACAATGAGCAG GTTCGAGACTTGCTGAGCCTAGGGGCTCCCCGGCCCCTCCCTGTTCGCTGGAACAAGACCCGGGGCTTCTATGTGGAGCAGCTGCGGGTGGTGGAGTTTGGGAGTCTGGGGGCCCTGATGGAACTTCTGCAGATGG GTCTTAGCCGTCGAAGGAGCTCAGCTCACACGATGAACCAGGCCTCCAGCCGAAGCCATGCCCTGCTCACACTATACATCAGCCACCAAACT ATGCCTCCTGTGGATCCCAGGGAACCCCCTGCTGGGGggaagctgtgttttgtagacCTGGCTGGCAGTGAGAAGGTGACAGCCACAGGATCCCGTGGGGAGCTGATGCTTGAGGCCAACAGCATCAACCGCAGCCTGCTGGCCCTGG GTCACTGCATCTCCCTGCTGCTGGACCCACAGCGGAAGCAGAGCCACATCCCCTTCCGGGACAGCAAGCTCACCAAGCTGCTGGCAGACTCGCTGGGGGGGCGTGGGGTGACCCTCATG GTGGCCTGCGTGTCCCCCTCAGCCCAGTGCCTTCCCGAGACCCTCAGCACCCTGCGATATGCCAGCCGAGCTCAGCGGATCACCACTCGGCCCCAGGCCCCCAAG TCCCCTGTGGCAAAGCCACCCCAGCATTTGGAGACTGAGCTATTGCAGCTCCAGGAGGAGAACCATCGCCTGCGGTCCCAACTGGGCCAAATGGACCCCAAAG CCTCTGGACTCATTGGGGCCCGGGTGGCCTGGGCTCAGCGGAACCTCTACGGGATGCTGCAGGAGTTCATGCTGGAGAATGAGAGGCTCAG GAAAGAAAAGAGGCAGCTGCAGAGCAGCCGGGACCTGGCCCAAGATGAGCAGCGCATCCTGGCCCAGCAGGTCCACGAGCTGGAGAG GcgcctcctctctgcctgctaccTTCACCAGCCGGGCCCTGGCCCAGCCCCACCGTGTCCCTGTGTGATGGTGCCACCTCCCCCCTGCCAC GCCCTGCCGcctctctgcccctgcccctgctgccACCTCTGCCCCCTGTGCCGAGCGCCACTGGCCCACTGGGCCTGTCCACGGAGGGAGCTCCACCTGCCCCAG GTGTTTGGCTCTAAGGCCCCAGCTGACATGCCCCTGCCTGCCCGTCCCCCGCCCTGGGTGCCCCCATGTAGCCCTGGCTCTGCCAAGTGTTCAAGAGAGAG GAGTCACAGCGACTGGATTCAGACCCAGGTCCTGGCAGAAATGCTGACCAAGGAGGAAGTGGTACCCTCTGCACCTCCCCTGCCCATGGGGCCCCTGAACACATCGCCAGTGCTTAGAG GTGGGGCTGCAGTTCCAAACTTGGCCCGGAGACTGGAGGCCCTCAGAGACCAAATCGGCAGCTCCCTTCGACGTGGCCGGAGCCAGCCACACCCCAGTGAAGGCACATGA
- the KIF12 gene encoding kinesin-like protein KIF12 isoform X1, with protein sequence MEERGSPDGDPARNLEQGPEGPETPIQVVLRVRPMSAAELRRGEQSVLHCSGTRTLQVRTSPALPKKHLPGRRQVPPGQFPPGPALPQVSPALPGVPRPLLHGPLSQVSPPGGGPDVAFRFGAVLDGARTQEDVFRACGVRRLGDLALRGFSCTVFTFGQTGSGKTYTLTGPPPQGEGVPVPPSLAGIMQRTFAWLFDRVQHLGAPVTLHASYLEIYNEQVRDLLSLGAPRPLPVRWNKTRGFYVEQLRVVEFGSLGALMELLQMGLSRRRSSAHTMNQASSRSHALLTLYISHQTQMPPVDPREPPAGGKLCFVDLAGSEKVTATGSRGELMLEANSINRSLLALGHCISLLLDPQRKQSHIPFRDSKLTKLLADSLGGRGVTLMVACVSPSAQCLPETLSTLRYASRAQRITTRPQAPKSPVAKPPQHLETELLQLQEENHRLRSQLGQMDPKASGLIGARVAWAQRNLYGMLQEFMLENERLRKEKRQLQSSRDLAQDEQRILAQQVHELERRLLSACYLHQPGPGPAPPCPCVMVPPPPCHALPPLCPCPCCHLCPLCRAPLAHWACPRRELHLPQVFGSKAPADMPLPARPPPWVPPCSPGSAKCSRERSHSDWIQTQVLAEMLTKEEVVPSAPPLPMGPLNTSPVLRGGAAVPNLARRLEALRDQIGSSLRRGRSQPHPSEGT encoded by the exons ATGGAGGAACGCGGGTCCCCCGACGG GGACCCCGCGCGGAACCTGGAGCAGGGGCCAGAGGGGCCAGAAACGCCCATCCAGGTGGTGCTCAG GGTGCGTCCCATGAGCGCGGCGGAGCTGCGTCGAGGGGAGCAGAGCGTGCTGCACTGCTCAGGGACCCGGACTCTGCAGGTGAGGACCTCCCCCGCACTCCCCAAAAAACACCTACCGGGAAGACGCCAGGTCCCTCCAGGCCAATTTCCCCCAGGCCCCGCACTCCCCCAGGTAAGCCCCGCCCTCCCCGGAGTGCCCCGCCCCCTTCTCCACGGCCCCCTCTCCCAGGTGAGCCCCCCGGGCGGGGGCCCCGACGTGGCGTTCCGCTTCGGCGCAGTGCTGGACGGGGCGCGCACGCAAGAGGACGTGTTCCGGGCCTGCGGCGTGCGGCGCCTGGGCGACCTGGCGCTGCGCGG CTTCTCCTGCACCGTCTTCACCTTCGGCCAGACCGGCTCCGGGAAGACCTACACCCTGACCGGACCTCCTCCCCAG GGGGAGGGCGTGCCCGTACCCCCCAGCCTGGCCGGCATCATGCAGAGGACCTTCGCCTGGCTGTTCGACCGTGTGCAGCACCTCGGTGCCCCTGTCACTCTCCATGCCTCCTATCTGGAGATCTACAATGAGCAG GTTCGAGACTTGCTGAGCCTAGGGGCTCCCCGGCCCCTCCCTGTTCGCTGGAACAAGACCCGGGGCTTCTATGTGGAGCAGCTGCGGGTGGTGGAGTTTGGGAGTCTGGGGGCCCTGATGGAACTTCTGCAGATGG GTCTTAGCCGTCGAAGGAGCTCAGCTCACACGATGAACCAGGCCTCCAGCCGAAGCCATGCCCTGCTCACACTATACATCAGCCACCAAACT CAGATGCCTCCTGTGGATCCCAGGGAACCCCCTGCTGGGGggaagctgtgttttgtagacCTGGCTGGCAGTGAGAAGGTGACAGCCACAGGATCCCGTGGGGAGCTGATGCTTGAGGCCAACAGCATCAACCGCAGCCTGCTGGCCCTGG GTCACTGCATCTCCCTGCTGCTGGACCCACAGCGGAAGCAGAGCCACATCCCCTTCCGGGACAGCAAGCTCACCAAGCTGCTGGCAGACTCGCTGGGGGGGCGTGGGGTGACCCTCATG GTGGCCTGCGTGTCCCCCTCAGCCCAGTGCCTTCCCGAGACCCTCAGCACCCTGCGATATGCCAGCCGAGCTCAGCGGATCACCACTCGGCCCCAGGCCCCCAAG TCCCCTGTGGCAAAGCCACCCCAGCATTTGGAGACTGAGCTATTGCAGCTCCAGGAGGAGAACCATCGCCTGCGGTCCCAACTGGGCCAAATGGACCCCAAAG CCTCTGGACTCATTGGGGCCCGGGTGGCCTGGGCTCAGCGGAACCTCTACGGGATGCTGCAGGAGTTCATGCTGGAGAATGAGAGGCTCAG GAAAGAAAAGAGGCAGCTGCAGAGCAGCCGGGACCTGGCCCAAGATGAGCAGCGCATCCTGGCCCAGCAGGTCCACGAGCTGGAGAG GcgcctcctctctgcctgctaccTTCACCAGCCGGGCCCTGGCCCAGCCCCACCGTGTCCCTGTGTGATGGTGCCACCTCCCCCCTGCCAC GCCCTGCCGcctctctgcccctgcccctgctgccACCTCTGCCCCCTGTGCCGAGCGCCACTGGCCCACTGGGCCTGTCCACGGAGGGAGCTCCACCTGCCCCAG GTGTTTGGCTCTAAGGCCCCAGCTGACATGCCCCTGCCTGCCCGTCCCCCGCCCTGGGTGCCCCCATGTAGCCCTGGCTCTGCCAAGTGTTCAAGAGAGAG GAGTCACAGCGACTGGATTCAGACCCAGGTCCTGGCAGAAATGCTGACCAAGGAGGAAGTGGTACCCTCTGCACCTCCCCTGCCCATGGGGCCCCTGAACACATCGCCAGTGCTTAGAG GTGGGGCTGCAGTTCCAAACTTGGCCCGGAGACTGGAGGCCCTCAGAGACCAAATCGGCAGCTCCCTTCGACGTGGCCGGAGCCAGCCACACCCCAGTGAAGGCACATGA